GGATCGTCCTGCAACAAGAAGTGAACCAGCCACGGGAGGCAGACGGAAACGATGAACGCGGAGGCCGCGGCCGGCACCGATGCCAAGGTCGCCGCCGCGCCAGCGGTCATGCCGACGCACATCACCATGAGGAGCAGCCAATGGGATGGCGGCAGATAGGAAACGAAGATCGCGGTGCAGCCCCAGAACAGGCCGGGAATCGCCGCCCAGAAGGCTGCCCTCCGCGGACCTCGCCGCGATACCCAGGCCGGCTTGCGGCGGCGCCGGTTCGCCTGCCACTTGCGCAGATGCCAAATCACGAAGATCCAGGAAGGGAGCAGCCAAGCCAGGATCAGCGCCTTCGGCACGAAGGGCCAGACGATCGCCGCCGCAATCAGCGAATTGGCCAGGTTGGCCGCCGAGTTGATCGGCACGTTGCGCACGAAGTACGCCAGTTGCTGACTGCGGATCTCACCGGCTTCGGCCGAGCCGCCGGCGGGCCGGTCAAAACACAACCAGCGAAGAATGTTCTCTGCGAGCATTCCGCCCCCGTACTCCCCCTATACGGGAATAACTGTGTCGCAACAACTACCCGTTGGCAAGTCGGCCTTCCCCCTTCGGCCTCGTGATTCGGCGCCTCCCACGGGCATCGAGCGGCTCTCGTTTACAATGCTTAACCCATTCATTCTATGCCGAAATCCGGTCAACGCTCTAACAGTTTATCGATGCCGCGATCGTGCCGCTTGGCCGCTAAACGCTTGCTTTTGACCGGCTTCGGGGAAAGCATCGGGCTTAGCCGAACGAGGCAAGCCGACCATATCTGGTACCGAAGACCTATCATGCACGCGGACCCAGACCCCTTTCAGCAGGCCGTCGCTCTACACCGCGCAGGACGCCTAGAGCCTGCAATTGCCGCCTATCGCCGCGCGTCCGCCATGGCGCCGCGGAACGCCGGGATACTCTGCAACCTTGGCATCGCGTTAAAGCAGATCGGCCGGGTCAACGAGGCGATCGAAACCTACCGCCAAGCTCTGCGGATCGCACCCGACTTCGCCGACGCCCATTTCAATCACGGAATTGTGATGGAGATGGTCGGCCGGTTTGGGGAAGCCGAGCAGGCCTATCGTCAGGCCATAGGCCTGAAGCCGGGGTTTCCCGCCGCCCTGGCCAACCTCGGCAATACGCTCAAGGCGGCCGGCCGCCCGGAGGAGGCCGAGGAGTTCTACCGTCGGGCCCTGGCGCTCAAGCCCGACCACTACGGCGTGCTGTGCAATCTGGGCAGCACCCTGACGGAGTTGGGTCGCGAGGACGAGGCTGTCGAAGCGTGCCGCCAGGCGCTCGAGCTGAAGCCGGACTTCATCCCCGCGCTGTGCCATCTCTCCTTGTCGCTCGGCAAGCTGGGCAAGGCGCAGGAGGCCATCGAAACCGCGCTTCATGCCTTGGAACTGGCGCCGCGCAACGTGCAGGCCCTGTCTTGCGTGGTGACCTCCGCCAGGAGGGGCGAGCGTCTCGACCGGGCGCTCGCGGCGTGCCGCGAGGTCACGGCGCGCGCTCCTGACGCGGCGCACGCCTATTGCCTGACGGCCGACCTGCAACTCGAGCTATCCGACGCCGCGGGCGCGCTCGCCAGCTGCGACGCCTGCCTCGCGCGGCATCCCGGCCACACCGAGGCCCTGGCGCTCAAGACCACCGCACTGGCCGCGCTCGGCCGCGAAACGGAGCTCGACGCGCTGGCCGACTACGACCGCCTCATCCTGCCGAAGCTATGGGACCGGGCCCCTGAGTACGAGAGCCTGGCGGCGTTCAATCGCGACCTGGCGCGTCACGTCCTCGACCACCCGACCCTGAAGTACGAGCCCCAGGGCCGGGCGACCCGGGAGGGCCGGCACAGCGCCGAGCTCCTGATCGAGCCCAAGGGGCCGGTCGCCCAGCTGGAGGCCATGATCTGCGCCGCGATCGAAGACTACGGCAGAGCGCTGCCGCCCGACCCGGCCCACCCCTTCCTGGCCCGTCCGCCACAGTCCTGGATTCTGACCGCCTGGGCAGTCGTCATGGAACGGCAGGGCTTCCAGATTCCCCACATCCATCCTTCGGGCTGGCTGAGCGGCGTCTACTACGCCGCCCTGCCCGACCTGATCGAGGACGAAGGCGCGGAACAAGCCGGCTGGATCGAATTCGGCCGGCCGCTGCTGCGCCACGCCACCGAGCGTGAGCCGCCGATCAAGCTGATCCGGCCACAGGAGGGCCTGATGCTGCTCTTCCCCTCCTACCTCCCGCACCGGACCCTGCCGTTCTCCTCGGACCAGACCCGCATCAGCATCGCTTTCGACATCATGCCGCAGGACTGACGGCCCGCCGATCCGGCGATCAGCGCCTGTTCACAGGCGGTGCTCTCGGCCATCCAAGACGTGCCGGCTAATCCTCGAGGCTCCGTCTGGGATCACCCGGCGTTGTCGGAAAGCCGGCGCTCGGCCACCTCGTTGATGGCTTCCCTGAGATCGCCGTCGGACTCGATCAACTCGTTGAAGTCCTCGGCCTCGAGCACGAGAAGACGGCATCGCGAGATCGACCGTACCGTCGCTCTTCTCCGCGATTTCTGCAGCAGCGCCATCTCGCCGAAGAAATCACCCTCGCCCAGATCAAGAGGCCGGGGACTCAGCTCGACCCGGACCTCGCCACTGGCGATGAAGTACATGGAATCTGCGGGATCGCCCCGGCGCAGGATGATCGTGTCTGGATCGACGACCCTGGCGCGCAGCAGGTTGGTGATCCTCGAAACCGACAAGGCGTCCAGCTTGGCGAAGAGCGGCACCCGGGCCACCATGCCCCAGGTCACGACGAAATCGCGGCGATGAATCTCGCTGGCAAAGCCTGAGGCGATGATGCCGATCGGGAGGGCGAACATGCCCAGGCCGAACAGCATGACCAGGCCGCCGATCGCCCGGCCGAGCGGCGTGATCGGCACAACGTCTCCGTAACCGACCGTGGTCAAGGTCGCCAGCGCCCACCACATCGCGGAGGGGATGTCACTGAAGAGCTCGGGCTGGGACTGGCGCTCGGCGTAGTACATGGCCGCGGCGGACAGCGTAAGCAAACCCAGCATGATGACCAAGGCCGCGGCCAGCGCCCGGCGCTCGTCGACCAGGACACGCCAGAGCGTCGCCAGCGCCGGCGAGTAGCGCGCCAGCTTCAAGAGGCGCAGCAGGCGGAAAATCCGTAACATGCGCAGGTCGGCGGCCGGCAGGAAGAACGCGAGGTAGAATGGCAGGATCGCCAGGAGGTCGATCAGGGCGAAGGGCCCCAGCGCGAACTTGACCCGCCCCTTGACCGGCCCCAGGGGCCGGATCGAGGGGTGCTCGACGCAGACCCAGAGGCGCAGCAGGTACTCGACGGTAAAGACCGCAACCGAGAAGATCTCGAAGTACTCGAAGGCCTTGCTGTAGGACGCGCGCAGGCTGTCCACGGTTACCAGAACGGCGGCCGCCACATTGGCCACGATCAGGACGATCATCACCCAATCACAGGCCCGCGCCGCCCGGTTACCGGTATGACCGGCCTCCAGCAAGAAATAGGTCTGCCGCCGCGGGGTGTCAGGGGTCTCGTGATAGGACAGCGACATCTGGTTCTGGGTTCGGTTCGACGGAGAGAACAGCGTTCAATCTAGCGTCGGCACCTCTTGCCTGACCAGAGCGGGCTGGGGCCGGCCGGCGCGATCCCGGCAGGCCGGTGCGTGCTTGGCACTATGAGGAAGAGGCCCCGATGGCGGTGGGGCCCCCAAGGTTCACCCGTTGGCCACGGGCCCCGGGTAAACTGCGCGACGGCTCCGCGGGCAGCTCTCGGCCGTCAATCAGGCTCGACGGCAGCGATCATCGCTCGGCGAGGGCGGTGCCGCCGCTGCCGACCAGATGAACCCTCACCTGGCCGATCCTGTTCTTTGCCTCGATTCGAACCGGCACGAGGGGCGCATCGGGATCGAGACGGGCCAGGAAGACGTGGATCGTGGGGCGGCCGGCTTCGCGCCAGCGCTTGCTCTTTTTCCACTGCCCGACAATGCGTTCCACGGTGATCGCGCACTTTACCGCCGGGCCGCCATAAGGCGCCACGTCGCTGGCCTGGAGGACGATCTCGCCGAGGTGGCGGGCCGCCAGGTCGTAGCGCCGGCGACCGTCGAACACCGCCGCCTTGGACTCGCAGCGCTCGCTGTCGCTGATGCTGCTGATCAGCTGCACGATGGCGCTCAGGGGGTCCAGCGTGTTGCGCCGCAGTTCGTCGGGCACGGGATCGCGTTCGTCGAGTTTCGGCAGCGGCTCCACGACGGTTCGGGGCACGGCGCCCGGACTGTCGTAGGAAATCTCTACGAAACGCTCGCCGCTCGACCGCCACCGGTTGGAAGTTCGAAAGAAGTTTGGCGTGATGCCGTTCGCGCCGCTTTGGCCGTCCGCCTTCGCCTCCATGGAGAAGCTGAACAAACGGTCGATGAACCCGTTGCTGCGCAGGTTGACCCGGGCGCGGTAACTCTCCTTCTCGATGTTGAATACCGTGCTGAAGGAGACGGCGTGGAAACCGCCGGCGTAGACATGATAATCCAGCGAGAGCGGCTGTCCCGCACTGAGCGGCGAAGAGACCGCGAGGAGCGCTAGGGAAGCTGCGGCGGCACGCAGGCCGGGGATCCTTCGCCGCCCGGCGCGGCCCTTCGCGCCGCGGCCCCGTTCCTCAGTCATTGATTCCGCCCTCCTGCCTCGTCTCGTCCCGAGAGCGGACCGACTTGACAGCCCAGACCCGCCTATCTTACATCTCCCGCCCGATCCTTCGCGATATCGGGTGCGTAGCTCAGCGGGAGAGCACCGTCTTCACACGGCGGGGGTCGCTGGTTCAATCCCAGCCGCACCCACCATATACGTTGTCCGTCCGCGACGGATCTTCATGCAACTTTTTGTAGCACACCACCGCGGCACCCGACAGGGATGAAGTCGGGTGCCCGGCGGACAGCGTCAAGCCCCGAGATTTGCGGTCGAAGAGGTCGCCAAGACATCGGCCTGTGGTTGAAATGCCTCTGGCGAGCCGTCAAGATGCAGGCAATCTCTGAAAACAAGAGATCTTTGCAACCCTTGCCAATCTCGGGAGGAATCAGGATGTCAATGACAAGGGCCATGGTGGCGTCTGTCTTGGCCATGGGGCTCTCCGGCACGGCCTTCGCCGCGACGGACAACCTGGAAAAGCTTTCAGCCTTCAAGACCACAGGCACGCCGCTGGATCTGGAGACCATCGACCAGACCGGCAAGCGCGCCGACCAGCTACGCAAGAACCTTGAACGGATCTCCTTGCCGGACGGCTTCAAGATCGACCTCTACGCCGTTGTTCCCGATGCCCGCCACATGGCCGTGGCGCCCCAGGGTACGGTGGTCTTCGTCGGCACCCGCAAGACCAGCGTCTGGTCCGTGGTCGACCGCGACCGTGACCGGACCGCCGATCAGGTCATGGCCTTCGCGCCGTCGATCGATTTCGCGATCCCCAACGGCCCCTGCTTCTCGAAGGACGGGTTCCTCTACATCGCCGAGCAGAATCGGGTTCTGGTCTTCCCGGCCGCCGAATTCTTCTTCGAGGGACCGGACGTGGCAGCCTTCCTGGTGGTCAAAAAGGGTGAGCTGATCCCCCAGGACGAGGAGAGCTACAACCACACGGCGCGGGTGTGCCGCGTCGGGCCGGACGGCAAGCTCTATGTCTCGCTAGGCCAGCCGTTCAACGTCTTCCCCGAAGAAAAGATGGGGCTCTACGACAAGACGGGGATCGGCGGGATCATCCGGGTCAACACCGACGGCTCCGGCCGCGAGGTCTTCGCCCGCGGCGTGCGCAACTCGGTGGGCATGGACTTCAACCCTGCCAACGGCCAGCTCTGGTTCACCGACAACCAGGTCGATGGCATGGGCGACGACATACCGCCGGGCGAGCTGAACCGCGCCACCGGTCCCGGTCAGCACTTCGGCTTCCCCTGGTACGGCGGCGGCAAGGCTCGCACCGCGGAGTACAAGGACAGCGAGCCGCCCGCCGACGCGGTCGCGCCCGAGGTCGAGATGGACGCCCACGCGGCCGACCTCGGCATGACCTTCTACAACGGCAGGATGTTCCCGGAAGAGTACCGCGGCGGCATCTTCTCGGCGCAGCACGGTTCCTGGAACCGAACCACCCCGATCGGCGCCCGGATCATGTTCACCAGCCTCAACGATGAAGGCGGCGCCGACAAGACGACGGTCTTCGCCGAGGGCTGGCTCGATCCGGAAACCGGCGAGTACCACGGCCGCCCGGTCGACGTGGCGACGCTGCCCGACGGCTCGCTGCTCGTCTCGGACGATTTCGCCGGCGCGATCTACCGTATCTCCTACGAGCGCTAGAGCGTACCTTCACCGATACCCAGCCCACCCCCGGCGGGGCCGGCCGCGCCGGGGGTGGCTTGCTTTCAGGAGCACCGATGAAAGCCCCCCCGAGCATTCTCGCGATCATGGCCCTGCTAAGCGCCGGCCCGGTCCTGGCCGCGGGCTCGAAGGACGATGGGCGATCCAAGGCCCGGCAGTGCGCCGTCTGCCACGGCATCGACGGCGTCAGCAAGCGCCCCGACGTGCCCCACATCGCGGGCGAGAGCAACATCTACCTCAAGGCCCAGCTCGAGGCCTTCCGCTCCGGTAAGCGGCACCACCGCGAGATGTCTATCGTCGCCCAAGGCCTGAGCGACGACGACATCGCCGACCTGATCGCCTGGTACTCGGCCATCAAGTTCTCGGTGGAGCTGCCGGAATAGACAGGCCGGTCAGCGCTCCGGCGGGATCGAGTAGGTCGCCGTGACATGGGCCACCGGCCCCTCGCCTTCTTCTCCCGCCGTGAACAACGAGACCTCGCCGTAGGCGAGCCGTCGGCCGAGCTTCAGCAGGCGGGCCTCGCCGATCATGTCCCTCGGCTTGGGACGCCGCAGGAAGTTGCAGTTCAGGCTGGTGGTCACCGCCAATTCGACGCGGCCGATTTCGCTGAGCACCGCAATGTAGACCGCGAAGTCGGCGAGACCCATCATCAGCGGCCCCGCCACGGTCCCGCCGGGGCGAATGAAGGATGGCTTGCAAGGCATGCGTACCGTGCAGGACCCCTTGCCGATGCGCTCGACAGAGAAGCCCATGTCCTGCGCCCAGGGCAGGGCGTTCTCGGTCAATTCCTTGGCGTCTTCTAGAGTGATCCTGGACATCGCTGTGCTCGGCATTGGTCGGTTGGGCCGTGACCTCATAGCCGCTCGCGGGCGACGACGCCAAGGCCTTATCGCCAGACGGCTTGCTTCCAGGCCCTCGATCGGATGCTATGATCCGCCGACCAGCCACGAGGAGGCGCCTCATGACCGCTCCCGCCGCCCCAGCCGCCCTGGCAACCGACGACCCGGTTCTGCTTCGCGAGGACCAGGATGGCATCGCCACCCTGACGCTGAACCGGCCGGGACAGTACAACGCGCTTTCCCTCGGCCTGATGGCGGCGCTCCAGGAGGAGCTCGACCGGATCAAGAAGGACCCCGCGGTCCACGCCGTGATCCTGGCCGCCAATGGCAAGGGCTTCTGCGCCGGCCACGACCTGAAGGAGATCCGCTCGGGCGGCGGACGCGACTTCTTCCAGGCCGTGTTCCGGCAGTGCAGCCAGCTGATGATCAGCCTGACCCGCCTGCCTCAGCCGGTAATCGCCCAGGTCCACGGCATCGCGACCGCGGCCGGCTGTCAGCTGGTCGCGACCTGCGACCTCGCGGTGGCCACGGAGACCGCGCGTTTCGGCACCCCGGGCGTCAACATCGGCCTGTTCTGCTCGACCCCCATGGTCGCGCTCACCCGGGCCGTGCCGCGCAAGCAGGCCATGGAGATGCTGCTGACCGGAGAGATGGTCGACGCCCCGACCGCCGTCTCCCTCGGCCTGATCAACAAGGCCGTACCCGAGGGGGACCTGAGCGAGGCGGCCCGCGCGCTGGCCGGCAGGATCGCCGCCAAGTCGCCGCTCACCCTGAAGATCGGCAAGGAGGCCTTCTACCGCCAGATCGACCTCGATCTCGAAGCCGCCTACGCCTACGCCAGCGAGGTCATGACGACCAACATGCTGGCCAAGGACGCCGAAGAAGGCATCGACGCCTTCATCGAGAAGCGCGAGCCGGTCTGGCGGGGACGGTGACACGCCGCGCGGCCATGGACCACGACAGCTACCCCGACAGCTACATTCTCGGCATTCTTCGCCGCACCCGCACCATCGCCATGGTCGGCGCGAGCCCGAAATGGAACCGGCCCAGCTACTTCGCCATGAAGTATCTTCAGGAAAAGGGCTACCGTGTGGTCCCGGTGAACCCGCGGGTCGCCGGCGAGGAAATCCTCGGGGAGACGGTCTATGCCGACCTCGCCTCGATCCCGGGCCCGGTCGACATGGTCGACATCTTCCGCGCATCGAAGGATGCCGGGGCCATTGTCGACCAGTCCCTCGCGGTGGCCGCCGAGAAAGGCATTTCCGTGATCTGGATGCAGCTCGGTGTGCGCGACGACGAAGCGGCGCGGCGGGCCGAGGCGGCCGGTCTCGAGGTCGTCATGGACCGCTGCCCCAAGATCGAGTTCGGCCGGCTCAACACCGAGCTCTCCTGGGGCGGCTTCAACTCCAAGGTCATCTCCAGCAAGCGCCGGAGGCTCAGAATCGCATGACCAAGCGCAAGGACGAGGACTACGGCTTCGAGACGCGGATGATCCACGCCGGCGGGCAGCCGGAGCCGGTCACCGGGGCTCGGCAGACGCCGATCTTCCAGAACACCTCCTACGTCTTCTACGACGTCGACCACGCCGCTTCGCTGTTCAATCTGCAGACCTTCGGCTTCATCTACTCGCGCCTGACCAACCCGACGGTCGCGGTGCTCGAGGAGCGCCTAGCTGCTCTGGAGGGCGGCCGGGGCGCGACCTGCTGCGCCTCGGGCCACGCTGCGCAGATCCTCACTTTTTTCACCTTCATGGAACCCGGCGACCGCTTCATCGCCTCGAACCGGCTCTACGGCGGCTCGATCACCCAGTTCGGCAAAACCTTCAAGAAGTTCGACTGGCACGCCGACTTCGTCGACGTCGACGATCTCGATGCCGTCAAGAAAGCCGTCACACCGAGGTGCAAGGCGATCTTTGTCGAGAGCCTAGCCAACCCCGGCGGCGTGGTCAGCGACCTGGAAGGTCTCGCCAGGATCGCCGAGGAGGCCGGAATCCTGTTGATCGTCGACAACACCATGGCGACCCCCCTGCTCTGCCGGCCCTTCGAGTGGGGCGCCGACCTGGTGGTCCACTCGACCACCAAGTTCCTCTCCGGCAACGGGACGTCGGTCGGCGGCGCGGTGGTCGACAGCGGCTGCTTCGATTGGGCCCAGAATGACAAGTTCGCCGGCCTGACCGAGCCGGAGCCGGCCTATCACGGCCTCAGCTTCTACGAGACCTTCGGCGACATGGCCTTTACCACCCACGCCCACGCGGTCGGCCTGCGCGACCTGGGGCCAACCATGGCGCCGATGAACGCGTTCCTGACCCTGCTCGGCCTCGAGACGCTCAGCCTCCGAATGGAGCGGCACTGCCACAACGCGGAAAAGGTCGCGACCTTCCTCGACGGCCATCCGGCGGTCGACTGGGTGTCCTTCGCCGGGCTGCCCTCGAGCCCCTATCACGATCTCGGCAAGAAATATCTCTCCGGCGGTTCCGGCTCGGTCTTCACCTTCGGTATCAAGGGCGGCTACGACGCCGGCGTGCGCGTGGTCGAGGCTTGCGAACTGCTGTCGCACCTCGCCAACATCGGCGACACCCGCTCGCTCATCCTCCACCCGGCGTCGACCACCCACCGGCAGCTGACCGAAGAGCAGCGAATCGCCGCTGGCGCCGGCCCCGAAGTGATCCGTCTTTCAATCGGCCTGGAAACCGTCGAGGACGTCATCGCCGATTTGGATCAGGCGTTGCGCCAGGCCGGCAAAGCCGAGGCGGCGGAGTAAAGCTCACTCCGCCGCGAGAGCCGCAGGGTCTGCTGGCACAAGCCCGGCCGCGACCCACTTGTGAAAGCAGTGGGTCGGACCATCCATGGCCGGCGAGAATACGCCGCCGTCAAAGGCCGGCGAGGCCCGCCCGCGCTGCATCGATTCGACCACGCCGCGGTCCTCCTCGAAGATGCCGCGCCAGGCCTCGGCGTTGGCGGCGCGCAAGGCCGCGAAGTCCGCCCCCAGGGGTGCGTCGCCAACGTAGTAGATGTGGAAGTGCTCCTTGGTGCGTCCGGCCGCCACCGGCTCGATGTGGACCGCGTAGAAGTGGTTGTCGTGGATGCCGAGCAGCACGTTGGGAAAGAGCGCGACGTACTCGGCACGGCCGTTCCAGTGGGCGGGCAGCTTCGCGAAGCGCGGCAGCTCCGGCCCGTCTTCCAGCAGGCGCGGCGCGAAGGCCGTGCTGCCCTGGCCGGAGAAGCTGTCTTCCTCGATGTTGTAGTGATCCTCCAGGCGGGAATAGCTGTTCAGGCCCGGATGGATCGTCGGCAGATGGTAGGCCTCGCAGTAGTTCTCGACCGCCAGCTTCCAGTTGCAGTTCAGATCGAAGCTCAGGATCGAGTCAGCGCCGCCGTGGCGCAGCTGGGCCGGATCGAAGGCGGCCCAGCGTTCGGCCAGCGGCGCGACCTGCTCGGCGAAGTCCGGTGCCTCGCCGGAGAGGTTGACGAAGACCACGTCGAACCAGACCGCCGTGCGCACCGCCTTGAGGCCGTACCGCGCCTTGTCGAAGCCGGCACAGGCCGCCCGGCCCGGGCCGCCGAGGTTCGGCGTGGTGCGCAGCGCCCCGTCCAGCCCGTAGGCCCAGGCGTGGTAGGGGCAGCGGAGGACGGCGGACACCTTGCCGGGCTCGGTCACCAGCTCATGCCCACGGTGGCTGCAGACATTGTGGAAGACCCGAATCGCACCGGCCCGGTCGCGCAGCAGGATGAGCGGAAGACCCAGCAGATTGATCGGCTTGACGTCACCGGGCTCGGGCACCTCGCTGGCCACGCCGATGCAAGTCCAGGTGCGGGCCAGCAGCCGGTCCCGTTCCAGGCGGGCGAAGGCCTCGGATGTGTAGGCCTGGTTGGGCAACCCCCGAGCGGTCTCGATCGGGTTCAGAACAGGCGCCAGAACACCAGTCTCTAGATTCGTCTCCATGGTCATGGGGGCGCCTCCGGCACGGGTTGAGCATTCGCCCAATACATTTGTATTGCCTTTCTCATCCTGTAAATTGGACAAATTCTCACGCATCACATAACCTCAGCGTATGTCAATCCGTCAATTGCCGCTGCCCC
This portion of the Kiloniellales bacterium genome encodes:
- a CDS encoding tetratricopeptide repeat protein: MHADPDPFQQAVALHRAGRLEPAIAAYRRASAMAPRNAGILCNLGIALKQIGRVNEAIETYRQALRIAPDFADAHFNHGIVMEMVGRFGEAEQAYRQAIGLKPGFPAALANLGNTLKAAGRPEEAEEFYRRALALKPDHYGVLCNLGSTLTELGREDEAVEACRQALELKPDFIPALCHLSLSLGKLGKAQEAIETALHALELAPRNVQALSCVVTSARRGERLDRALAACREVTARAPDAAHAYCLTADLQLELSDAAGALASCDACLARHPGHTEALALKTTALAALGRETELDALADYDRLILPKLWDRAPEYESLAAFNRDLARHVLDHPTLKYEPQGRATREGRHSAELLIEPKGPVAQLEAMICAAIEDYGRALPPDPAHPFLARPPQSWILTAWAVVMERQGFQIPHIHPSGWLSGVYYAALPDLIEDEGAEQAGWIEFGRPLLRHATEREPPIKLIRPQEGLMLLFPSYLPHRTLPFSSDQTRISIAFDIMPQD
- a CDS encoding O-acetylhomoserine aminocarboxypropyltransferase, coding for MTKRKDEDYGFETRMIHAGGQPEPVTGARQTPIFQNTSYVFYDVDHAASLFNLQTFGFIYSRLTNPTVAVLEERLAALEGGRGATCCASGHAAQILTFFTFMEPGDRFIASNRLYGGSITQFGKTFKKFDWHADFVDVDDLDAVKKAVTPRCKAIFVESLANPGGVVSDLEGLARIAEEAGILLIVDNTMATPLLCRPFEWGADLVVHSTTKFLSGNGTSVGGAVVDSGCFDWAQNDKFAGLTEPEPAYHGLSFYETFGDMAFTTHAHAVGLRDLGPTMAPMNAFLTLLGLETLSLRMERHCHNAEKVATFLDGHPAVDWVSFAGLPSSPYHDLGKKYLSGGSGSVFTFGIKGGYDAGVRVVEACELLSHLANIGDTRSLILHPASTTHRQLTEEQRIAAGAGPEVIRLSIGLETVEDVIADLDQALRQAGKAEAAE
- a CDS encoding cytochrome c produces the protein MKAPPSILAIMALLSAGPVLAAGSKDDGRSKARQCAVCHGIDGVSKRPDVPHIAGESNIYLKAQLEAFRSGKRHHREMSIVAQGLSDDDIADLIAWYSAIKFSVELPE
- a CDS encoding aromatic ring-hydroxylating dioxygenase subunit alpha produces the protein MTMETNLETGVLAPVLNPIETARGLPNQAYTSEAFARLERDRLLARTWTCIGVASEVPEPGDVKPINLLGLPLILLRDRAGAIRVFHNVCSHRGHELVTEPGKVSAVLRCPYHAWAYGLDGALRTTPNLGGPGRAACAGFDKARYGLKAVRTAVWFDVVFVNLSGEAPDFAEQVAPLAERWAAFDPAQLRHGGADSILSFDLNCNWKLAVENYCEAYHLPTIHPGLNSYSRLEDHYNIEEDSFSGQGSTAFAPRLLEDGPELPRFAKLPAHWNGRAEYVALFPNVLLGIHDNHFYAVHIEPVAAGRTKEHFHIYYVGDAPLGADFAALRAANAEAWRGIFEEDRGVVESMQRGRASPAFDGGVFSPAMDGPTHCFHKWVAAGLVPADPAALAAE
- a CDS encoding cyclic nucleotide-gated ion channel, producing MSLSYHETPDTPRRQTYFLLEAGHTGNRAARACDWVMIVLIVANVAAAVLVTVDSLRASYSKAFEYFEIFSVAVFTVEYLLRLWVCVEHPSIRPLGPVKGRVKFALGPFALIDLLAILPFYLAFFLPAADLRMLRIFRLLRLLKLARYSPALATLWRVLVDERRALAAALVIMLGLLTLSAAAMYYAERQSQPELFSDIPSAMWWALATLTTVGYGDVVPITPLGRAIGGLVMLFGLGMFALPIGIIASGFASEIHRRDFVVTWGMVARVPLFAKLDALSVSRITNLLRARVVDPDTIILRRGDPADSMYFIASGEVRVELSPRPLDLGEGDFFGEMALLQKSRRRATVRSISRCRLLVLEAEDFNELIESDGDLREAINEVAERRLSDNAG
- a CDS encoding DUF3108 domain-containing protein, with the protein product MTEERGRGAKGRAGRRRIPGLRAAAASLALLAVSSPLSAGQPLSLDYHVYAGGFHAVSFSTVFNIEKESYRARVNLRSNGFIDRLFSFSMEAKADGQSGANGITPNFFRTSNRWRSSGERFVEISYDSPGAVPRTVVEPLPKLDERDPVPDELRRNTLDPLSAIVQLISSISDSERCESKAAVFDGRRRYDLAARHLGEIVLQASDVAPYGGPAVKCAITVERIVGQWKKSKRWREAGRPTIHVFLARLDPDAPLVPVRIEAKNRIGQVRVHLVGSGGTALAER
- a CDS encoding enoyl-CoA hydratase; the encoded protein is MTAPAAPAALATDDPVLLREDQDGIATLTLNRPGQYNALSLGLMAALQEELDRIKKDPAVHAVILAANGKGFCAGHDLKEIRSGGGRDFFQAVFRQCSQLMISLTRLPQPVIAQVHGIATAAGCQLVATCDLAVATETARFGTPGVNIGLFCSTPMVALTRAVPRKQAMEMLLTGEMVDAPTAVSLGLINKAVPEGDLSEAARALAGRIAAKSPLTLKIGKEAFYRQIDLDLEAAYAYASEVMTTNMLAKDAEEGIDAFIEKREPVWRGR
- a CDS encoding PQQ-dependent sugar dehydrogenase; this encodes MSMTRAMVASVLAMGLSGTAFAATDNLEKLSAFKTTGTPLDLETIDQTGKRADQLRKNLERISLPDGFKIDLYAVVPDARHMAVAPQGTVVFVGTRKTSVWSVVDRDRDRTADQVMAFAPSIDFAIPNGPCFSKDGFLYIAEQNRVLVFPAAEFFFEGPDVAAFLVVKKGELIPQDEESYNHTARVCRVGPDGKLYVSLGQPFNVFPEEKMGLYDKTGIGGIIRVNTDGSGREVFARGVRNSVGMDFNPANGQLWFTDNQVDGMGDDIPPGELNRATGPGQHFGFPWYGGGKARTAEYKDSEPPADAVAPEVEMDAHAADLGMTFYNGRMFPEEYRGGIFSAQHGSWNRTTPIGARIMFTSLNDEGGADKTTVFAEGWLDPETGEYHGRPVDVATLPDGSLLVSDDFAGAIYRISYER
- a CDS encoding CoA-binding protein yields the protein MTRRAAMDHDSYPDSYILGILRRTRTIAMVGASPKWNRPSYFAMKYLQEKGYRVVPVNPRVAGEEILGETVYADLASIPGPVDMVDIFRASKDAGAIVDQSLAVAAEKGISVIWMQLGVRDDEAARRAEAAGLEVVMDRCPKIEFGRLNTELSWGGFNSKVISSKRRRLRIA
- a CDS encoding PaaI family thioesterase; this translates as MSRITLEDAKELTENALPWAQDMGFSVERIGKGSCTVRMPCKPSFIRPGGTVAGPLMMGLADFAVYIAVLSEIGRVELAVTTSLNCNFLRRPKPRDMIGEARLLKLGRRLAYGEVSLFTAGEEGEGPVAHVTATYSIPPER